A stretch of the Taeniopygia guttata chromosome 3, bTaeGut7.mat, whole genome shotgun sequence genome encodes the following:
- the ACTR2 gene encoding actin-related protein 2 isoform X2, with translation MDTLGRKVVVCDNGTGFVKCGYAGSNFPEHIFPALVGRPIIRSTAKVGNIEIKNNKMMDLMVGDEASELRSMLEVNYPMENGIVRNWDDMKHLWDYTFGPEKLNIDTKNCKILLTEPPMNPTKNREKIVEVMFETYQFSGVYVAIQAVLTLYAQGLLTGVVVDSGDGVTHICPVYEGFSLPHLTRRLDIAGRDITRYLIKLLLLRGYAFNHSADFETVRMIKEKLCYVGYNIEQEQKLALETTVLVESYTLPDGRIIKVGGERFEAPEALFQPHLINVEGVGVAELLFNTIQAADIDTRSEFYKHIVLSGGSTMYPGLPSRLERELKQLYLERVLKGDVEKLSKFKIRIEDPPRRKHMVFLGGAVLADIMKDKDNFWMTRQEYQEKGVRVLEKLGVTVR, from the exons ATGGACACGCTGGGCAGGAAGGTGGTGGTGTGCGACAACGGCACCGGG tttGTGAAATGTGGCTATGCAGGCTCGAATTTTCCAGAGCACATTTTTCCAGCTTTGGTTGGCAGACCCATTATAAGATCAACTGCTAAAGTAGGAAACATTGAAATCAAG AATAACAAAATGATG GATCTGATGGTTGGTGATGAAGCCAGTGAACTGCGATCGATGCTGGAAGTGAATTATCCGATGGAGAATGGCATAGTTCGAAACTGGGATGATATGAAGCACCTTTGGGATTACACCTTTGGACCAGAAAAACTTAATATTGACacaaaaaattgtaaaatactACTCACAGAGCCTCCCATGAATCCGACTAAAAACAGGGAGAAGATTGTGGAG GTTATGTTTGAGACGTACCAGTTTTCTGGGGTGTATGTAGCCATCCAGGCTGTTCTTACTCTGTATGCTCAAG GTTTGTTGACTGGTGTTGTCGTGGACTCTGGGGATGGTGTGACTCACATTTGCCCAGTTTATGAAGGCTTCTCCCTCCCTCACCTCACGAGACGGTTAGATATCGCTGGCAGGGATATCACCAGGTACCTCATCAAG CTCCTCTTGCTGCGAGGTTATGCTTTCAACCATTCTGCTGATTTTGAGACGGTTCGCATGATCAAGGAGAAGTTGTGTTACGTGGGATACAACATTGAGCAGGAGCAGAAGCTGGCACTAGAGACCACAGTTCTAGTTGAATCCTACACA CTCCCAGATGGCAGGATTATCAAAGTTGGTGGAGAACGGTTTGAGGCACCGGAGGCTCTCTTCCAGCCTCATTTAATCAATGTTGAAGGGGTTGGTGTGGCTGAATTGCTGTTCAACACCATCCAGGCTGCTGACATTGATACCAG gtCTGAGTTCTACAAGCACATTGTGCTGTCTGGAGGATCCACCATGTACCCTGGGCTGCCTTCACGGCTGGAGCGGGAACTGAAGCAGCTCTACCTGGAGCGGGTTCTGAAAGGAGACGTGGAGAAGCTCTCG aAATTTAAGATCCGAATCGAAGATCCCCCTCGTCGGAAGCACATGGTGTTTCTCGGGGGTGCTGTTCTAGCAGACATCATGAAAGACAAAGACAACTTCTGGATGACCCGACAAGAATACCAAGAAAAGGGAGTGCGTGTGCTGGAGAAGCTTGGTGTGACTGTTCGATAA
- the ACTR2 gene encoding actin-related protein 2 isoform X1, which yields MDTLGRKVVVCDNGTGFVKCGYAGSNFPEHIFPALVGRPIIRSTAKVGNIEIKDLMVGDEASELRSMLEVNYPMENGIVRNWDDMKHLWDYTFGPEKLNIDTKNCKILLTEPPMNPTKNREKIVEVMFETYQFSGVYVAIQAVLTLYAQGLLTGVVVDSGDGVTHICPVYEGFSLPHLTRRLDIAGRDITRYLIKLLLLRGYAFNHSADFETVRMIKEKLCYVGYNIEQEQKLALETTVLVESYTLPDGRIIKVGGERFEAPEALFQPHLINVEGVGVAELLFNTIQAADIDTRSEFYKHIVLSGGSTMYPGLPSRLERELKQLYLERVLKGDVEKLSKFKIRIEDPPRRKHMVFLGGAVLADIMKDKDNFWMTRQEYQEKGVRVLEKLGVTVR from the exons ATGGACACGCTGGGCAGGAAGGTGGTGGTGTGCGACAACGGCACCGGG tttGTGAAATGTGGCTATGCAGGCTCGAATTTTCCAGAGCACATTTTTCCAGCTTTGGTTGGCAGACCCATTATAAGATCAACTGCTAAAGTAGGAAACATTGAAATCAAG GATCTGATGGTTGGTGATGAAGCCAGTGAACTGCGATCGATGCTGGAAGTGAATTATCCGATGGAGAATGGCATAGTTCGAAACTGGGATGATATGAAGCACCTTTGGGATTACACCTTTGGACCAGAAAAACTTAATATTGACacaaaaaattgtaaaatactACTCACAGAGCCTCCCATGAATCCGACTAAAAACAGGGAGAAGATTGTGGAG GTTATGTTTGAGACGTACCAGTTTTCTGGGGTGTATGTAGCCATCCAGGCTGTTCTTACTCTGTATGCTCAAG GTTTGTTGACTGGTGTTGTCGTGGACTCTGGGGATGGTGTGACTCACATTTGCCCAGTTTATGAAGGCTTCTCCCTCCCTCACCTCACGAGACGGTTAGATATCGCTGGCAGGGATATCACCAGGTACCTCATCAAG CTCCTCTTGCTGCGAGGTTATGCTTTCAACCATTCTGCTGATTTTGAGACGGTTCGCATGATCAAGGAGAAGTTGTGTTACGTGGGATACAACATTGAGCAGGAGCAGAAGCTGGCACTAGAGACCACAGTTCTAGTTGAATCCTACACA CTCCCAGATGGCAGGATTATCAAAGTTGGTGGAGAACGGTTTGAGGCACCGGAGGCTCTCTTCCAGCCTCATTTAATCAATGTTGAAGGGGTTGGTGTGGCTGAATTGCTGTTCAACACCATCCAGGCTGCTGACATTGATACCAG gtCTGAGTTCTACAAGCACATTGTGCTGTCTGGAGGATCCACCATGTACCCTGGGCTGCCTTCACGGCTGGAGCGGGAACTGAAGCAGCTCTACCTGGAGCGGGTTCTGAAAGGAGACGTGGAGAAGCTCTCG aAATTTAAGATCCGAATCGAAGATCCCCCTCGTCGGAAGCACATGGTGTTTCTCGGGGGTGCTGTTCTAGCAGACATCATGAAAGACAAAGACAACTTCTGGATGACCCGACAAGAATACCAAGAAAAGGGAGTGCGTGTGCTGGAGAAGCTTGGTGTGACTGTTCGATAA